Proteins encoded in a region of the Cataglyphis hispanica isolate Lineage 1 chromosome 14, ULB_Chis1_1.0, whole genome shotgun sequence genome:
- the LOC126854448 gene encoding DBIRD complex subunit ZNF326 isoform X4, protein MSYGYNKYSSTMSSRGRGFIPRGGGSYRGRGGGGGNDWSGSTSGNMSGRGGYSSSRGGRFKYSTTSYDSRSKYNSGGSERYSSRGGRGEHSNSYKRPRDSYSGRDDHRSSSDSARKRIRSDSYQGGGSGSGSQRYSSYGGSSASAPYDDNKGSSSSAVYEDKRQSERASSYHRSEDRHSASRSYAPPPPPRISEMAPPPTQRYISSRGRISHQSSNYRGRISTRGTSGRGGAFHRVSSRTDIMARKRTLHSLDYRRKMLGSRSRDYIQRMRMTTTKLRRSSGTTRLPGSKKDSGSGTSVKDKDREMAKAINAEFSDDDDEEDDNKSNWDDEEKPHEGDEEEEIEQEEEKKKKEDKRKKEKQDREREHTEDEEEKDDDIKEDDDDQKREVDEDDDDDGDDEERGENEKAERDRTADSEELPSRRDGRKFIKLKCPHCAHHSVTFKEYSLHLFSGRHSAAMKRIAARHKATLTRMRVVQRQEQRRIEARDAARGTLPSRTMFCAICKLNYRSLKSAHQLSESHRQMKRFLTPFCRVCRIQFRSPMFFETHMCSLEHIKRKSILRERMNANGSGEAEADSSAPEEDDKEVNLDNFMTLDSVGDVDEDEESNDKKKEKTEGESSSEAEKKSKSKQMIKVGAEYIKRVEVQYCELCKVYLPRSENTERALALHCSMRSHLKSIVSCCRYVRDNDDKALRRQAERIHLQSSSSSSVNLNSTNSTAINTSEISKTSPANSEPQASTNTTQVVITIDNNGVSDAEYIRIEEEKSNSMESEKNAKDVICVEKHVRA, encoded by the exons ATGAGCTAtggttataataaatacag ttCCACTATGAGTTCTCGTGGTCGAGGATTTATTCCTCGTGGGGGTGGTTCTTATAGAGGAAGAGGTGGTGGTGGAGGAAATGATTGGAGCGGCTCAACGAGTGGAAATATGTCTGGCAGAGGAGGTTATTCGTCATCTAGAGGCGgtagatttaaatattctacgaCAAGCTACGATTCTCGATCCAAATATAATTCAg GAGGATCGGAGAGATATTCGAGCAGAGGCGGTCGTGGTGAACATTCGAATAGTTATAAGAGACCACGC gATTCCTACTCTGGAAGGGACGATCATCGATCATCTAGCGACTCTGCGCGTAAAAGGATAAGAAGTGACTCTTACCAG GGTGGAGGTAGCGGTAGCGGCTCTCAGAGGTATTCGTCTTACGGTGGCTCATCTGCATCGGCGCCCTATGACGATAATAAGGGATCATCATCGTCTGCTGTTTACGAGGACAAGAGACAGAGCGAGCGCGCGTCATCGTACCACCGTTCCGAGGATCGTCATTCCGCATCGCGGAGCTACGCGCCACCGCCACCCCCTCGGATTAGCGAAATGGCGCCGCCCCCGACTCAGAGATACATCTCTAGTCGTGGAAGAATATCGCATCAGAGTTCGAATTACCGGGGTCGCATCTCGACCCGCGGCACCAGCGGCAGAGGGGGTGCGTTTCATCGCGTGAGCTCACGCACGGACATCATGGCTCGCAAGCGTACTCTGCACTCGCTCGACTATCGTCGAAAGATGCTAGGCTCACGCTCGCGCGACTACATCCAGCGTATGCGCATGACCACTACCAAATTGCGCAGGag TAGCGGTACTACTAGGCTACCTGGAAGTAAAAAGGACTCGGGATCAGGAACCAGCGTGAAGGACAAGGATAGAGAGATGGCCAAAGCCATAAATGCCGAGTTTtccgatgacgatgatgaagaGGATGATAATAAGAGTAATTGGGACGATGAAGAGAAG CCGCACGAAGGCGACGAAGAGGAAGAAATCGAacaggaggaagagaaaaagaaaaaggaggaCAAACGCAAGAAGGAAAAACaggatagagaaagagaacataCCGAGgacgaagaagaaaaggatGATGATATCAAGGAAGACGATGATGATCAGAAGAGAGAG GTGgacgaagacgacgacgacgatggcgATGACGAGGAACGAGGCGAGAACGAGAAAGCGGAACGCGATAGAACTGCAGATTCGGAAGAATTACCGAGTAGACGGGACGGtagaaaattcataaaactAAAATGTCCACATTGCGCTCATCATAGCGTAACTTTCAAAGAATATTCGCTTCACTTGTTCTCCGGTCGTCATAGCGCGGCGATGAAGCGTATCGCAGCTCGACATAAGGCGACTCTTACGCGTATGAGAGTTGTGCAACGGCAAGAACAAAGACGTATCGAAGCTCGCGATGCAGCTCGTGGCACATTGCCCTCACGTACAATGTTTTGTGCCATTTGCAAGTTAAATTATCGTTCCTTGAAATCCGCCCATCAGTTGTCCGAATCTCATCGTCAAATGAAACGATTTCTCACGCCATTCTGCCGCGTTTGCCGTATCCAATTCCGTTCACCAATGTTTTTCGAAACACATATGTGCTCCTTGGAGCATATCAAG AGAAAGAGTATACTGCGTGAAAGAATGAACGCAAATGGGAGCGGCGAAGCTGAAGCGGACTCAAGTGCACCCGAGGAAGATGATAAGGAAGTTAATCTAGACAACTTTATGACATTGGACTCTGTAGGTGATGTAGACG AAGACGAAGAATCTaacgataaaaagaaagaaaaaaccgAGGGTGAAAGTTCGAGTGAAgcggaaaaaaaatcgaagagcaaacaaatgataaaagttGGTGcggaatatataaaacgtgtCGAGGTGCAATATTGCGAGTTATGCAAGGTATACCTGCCACGCAGCGAAAATACGGAAAGGGCGCTCGCATTACATTGTTCCATGCGCAGCCATCTTAAAAg CATCGTATCGTGTTGCAGATATGTGCGAGACAACGACGACAAGGCACTTAGACGTCAAGCAGAAAGGATACATCTGCAATCGTCATCGTCTTCATCGGTTAATCTAAACTCTACTAATTCGACTGCGATCAATACATCAGAGATCTCAAAGACTTCTCCCGCCAATTCGGAGCCACAAGCATCAACAAATACTACGCAAGTAGTAATTACGATCGATAATAATGGCGTTAGTGACGCGGAATACATCAGAATCGAggaagaaaaatcaaatagcATGGAATCCGAGAAAAATGCGAAAGACG ttATTTGCGTGGAGAAACATGTGCGCGCCTGA
- the LOC126854448 gene encoding DBIRD complex subunit ZNF326 isoform X5, which yields MSYGYNKYSSTMSSRGRGFIPRGGGSYRGRGGGGGNDWSGSTSGNMSGRGGYSSSRGGRFKYSTTSYDSRSKYNSGGSERYSSRGGRGEHSNSYKRPRDSYSGRDDHRSSSDSARKRIRSDSYQGGGSGSGSQRYSSYGGSSASAPYDDNKGSSSSAVYEDKRQSERASSYHRSEDRHSASRSYAPPPPPRISEMAPPPTQRYISSRGRISHQSSNYRGRISTRGTSGRGGAFHRVSSRTDIMARKRTLHSLDYRRKMLGSRSRDYIQRMRMTTTKLRRSGTTRLPGSKKDSGSGTSVKDKDREMAKAINAEFSDDDDEEDDNKSNWDDEEKPHEGDEEEEIEQEEEKKKKEDKRKKEKQDREREHTEDEEEKDDDIKEDDDDQKREVDEDDDDDGDDEERGENEKAERDRTADSEELPSRRDGRKFIKLKCPHCAHHSVTFKEYSLHLFSGRHSAAMKRIAARHKATLTRMRVVQRQEQRRIEARDAARGTLPSRTMFCAICKLNYRSLKSAHQLSESHRQMKRFLTPFCRVCRIQFRSPMFFETHMCSLEHIKRKSILRERMNANGSGEAEADSSAPEEDDKEVNLDNFMTLDSVGDVDEDEESNDKKKEKTEGESSSEAEKKSKSKQMIKVGAEYIKRVEVQYCELCKVYLPRSENTERALALHCSMRSHLKRYVRDNDDKALRRQAERIHLQSSSSSSVNLNSTNSTAINTSEISKTSPANSEPQASTNTTQVVITIDNNGVSDAEYIRIEEEKSNSMESEKNAKDGKNNQGDEDDDDDYRAHGDDKLTWDDVDKDLGDILRESEAGASKSSDDEDSRYDRFRNSEAKKLQSGKEKESEKNEVEDKNGNNKIKDLKVKIEKTDI from the exons ATGAGCTAtggttataataaatacag ttCCACTATGAGTTCTCGTGGTCGAGGATTTATTCCTCGTGGGGGTGGTTCTTATAGAGGAAGAGGTGGTGGTGGAGGAAATGATTGGAGCGGCTCAACGAGTGGAAATATGTCTGGCAGAGGAGGTTATTCGTCATCTAGAGGCGgtagatttaaatattctacgaCAAGCTACGATTCTCGATCCAAATATAATTCAg GAGGATCGGAGAGATATTCGAGCAGAGGCGGTCGTGGTGAACATTCGAATAGTTATAAGAGACCACGC gATTCCTACTCTGGAAGGGACGATCATCGATCATCTAGCGACTCTGCGCGTAAAAGGATAAGAAGTGACTCTTACCAG GGTGGAGGTAGCGGTAGCGGCTCTCAGAGGTATTCGTCTTACGGTGGCTCATCTGCATCGGCGCCCTATGACGATAATAAGGGATCATCATCGTCTGCTGTTTACGAGGACAAGAGACAGAGCGAGCGCGCGTCATCGTACCACCGTTCCGAGGATCGTCATTCCGCATCGCGGAGCTACGCGCCACCGCCACCCCCTCGGATTAGCGAAATGGCGCCGCCCCCGACTCAGAGATACATCTCTAGTCGTGGAAGAATATCGCATCAGAGTTCGAATTACCGGGGTCGCATCTCGACCCGCGGCACCAGCGGCAGAGGGGGTGCGTTTCATCGCGTGAGCTCACGCACGGACATCATGGCTCGCAAGCGTACTCTGCACTCGCTCGACTATCGTCGAAAGATGCTAGGCTCACGCTCGCGCGACTACATCCAGCGTATGCGCATGACCACTACCAAATTGCGCAGGag CGGTACTACTAGGCTACCTGGAAGTAAAAAGGACTCGGGATCAGGAACCAGCGTGAAGGACAAGGATAGAGAGATGGCCAAAGCCATAAATGCCGAGTTTtccgatgacgatgatgaagaGGATGATAATAAGAGTAATTGGGACGATGAAGAGAAG CCGCACGAAGGCGACGAAGAGGAAGAAATCGAacaggaggaagagaaaaagaaaaaggaggaCAAACGCAAGAAGGAAAAACaggatagagaaagagaacataCCGAGgacgaagaagaaaaggatGATGATATCAAGGAAGACGATGATGATCAGAAGAGAGAG GTGgacgaagacgacgacgacgatggcgATGACGAGGAACGAGGCGAGAACGAGAAAGCGGAACGCGATAGAACTGCAGATTCGGAAGAATTACCGAGTAGACGGGACGGtagaaaattcataaaactAAAATGTCCACATTGCGCTCATCATAGCGTAACTTTCAAAGAATATTCGCTTCACTTGTTCTCCGGTCGTCATAGCGCGGCGATGAAGCGTATCGCAGCTCGACATAAGGCGACTCTTACGCGTATGAGAGTTGTGCAACGGCAAGAACAAAGACGTATCGAAGCTCGCGATGCAGCTCGTGGCACATTGCCCTCACGTACAATGTTTTGTGCCATTTGCAAGTTAAATTATCGTTCCTTGAAATCCGCCCATCAGTTGTCCGAATCTCATCGTCAAATGAAACGATTTCTCACGCCATTCTGCCGCGTTTGCCGTATCCAATTCCGTTCACCAATGTTTTTCGAAACACATATGTGCTCCTTGGAGCATATCAAG AGAAAGAGTATACTGCGTGAAAGAATGAACGCAAATGGGAGCGGCGAAGCTGAAGCGGACTCAAGTGCACCCGAGGAAGATGATAAGGAAGTTAATCTAGACAACTTTATGACATTGGACTCTGTAGGTGATGTAGACG AAGACGAAGAATCTaacgataaaaagaaagaaaaaaccgAGGGTGAAAGTTCGAGTGAAgcggaaaaaaaatcgaagagcaaacaaatgataaaagttGGTGcggaatatataaaacgtgtCGAGGTGCAATATTGCGAGTTATGCAAGGTATACCTGCCACGCAGCGAAAATACGGAAAGGGCGCTCGCATTACATTGTTCCATGCGCAGCCATCTTAAAAg ATATGTGCGAGACAACGACGACAAGGCACTTAGACGTCAAGCAGAAAGGATACATCTGCAATCGTCATCGTCTTCATCGGTTAATCTAAACTCTACTAATTCGACTGCGATCAATACATCAGAGATCTCAAAGACTTCTCCCGCCAATTCGGAGCCACAAGCATCAACAAATACTACGCAAGTAGTAATTACGATCGATAATAATGGCGTTAGTGACGCGGAATACATCAGAATCGAggaagaaaaatcaaatagcATGGAATCCGAGAAAAATGCGAAAGACGGTAAGAATAATCAGGGTGACGAAGATGACGACGATGACTATCGCGCGCACGGTGACGATAAACTGACTTGGGACGACGTTGATAAGGATCTAGGcgatattttaagagaaagcGAAGCAGGAGCATCGAAATCAAGTGACGACGAGGATTCGCGTTATGATCGTTTTCGCAATTCGGAAGCTAAGAAGCTACAGTctggaaaagagaaagaaagcgaaAAGAATGAGGTTGAGGATAAGAACGGTAATAAcaagattaaagatttaaaagttaaaattgaaaaaacagatatataa
- the LOC126854448 gene encoding zinc finger CCCH domain-containing protein 13 isoform X1 gives MSYGYNKYSSTMSSRGRGFIPRGGGSYRGRGGGGGNDWSGSTSGNMSGRGGYSSSRGGRFKYSTTSYDSRSKYNSGGSERYSSRGGRGEHSNSYKRPRDSYSGRDDHRSSSDSARKRIRSDSYQGGGSGSGSQRYSSYGGSSASAPYDDNKGSSSSAVYEDKRQSERASSYHRSEDRHSASRSYAPPPPPRISEMAPPPTQRYISSRGRISHQSSNYRGRISTRGTSGRGGAFHRVSSRTDIMARKRTLHSLDYRRKMLGSRSRDYIQRMRMTTTKLRRSSGTTRLPGSKKDSGSGTSVKDKDREMAKAINAEFSDDDDEEDDNKSNWDDEEKPHEGDEEEEIEQEEEKKKKEDKRKKEKQDREREHTEDEEEKDDDIKEDDDDQKREVDEDDDDDGDDEERGENEKAERDRTADSEELPSRRDGRKFIKLKCPHCAHHSVTFKEYSLHLFSGRHSAAMKRIAARHKATLTRMRVVQRQEQRRIEARDAARGTLPSRTMFCAICKLNYRSLKSAHQLSESHRQMKRFLTPFCRVCRIQFRSPMFFETHMCSLEHIKRKSILRERMNANGSGEAEADSSAPEEDDKEVNLDNFMTLDSVGDVDEDEESNDKKKEKTEGESSSEAEKKSKSKQMIKVGAEYIKRVEVQYCELCKVYLPRSENTERALALHCSMRSHLKSIVSCCRYVRDNDDKALRRQAERIHLQSSSSSSVNLNSTNSTAINTSEISKTSPANSEPQASTNTTQVVITIDNNGVSDAEYIRIEEEKSNSMESEKNAKDGKNNQGDEDDDDDYRAHGDDKLTWDDVDKDLGDILRESEAGASKSSDDEDSRYDRFRNSEAKKLQSGKEKESEKNEVEDKNGNNKIKDLKVKIEKTDI, from the exons ATGAGCTAtggttataataaatacag ttCCACTATGAGTTCTCGTGGTCGAGGATTTATTCCTCGTGGGGGTGGTTCTTATAGAGGAAGAGGTGGTGGTGGAGGAAATGATTGGAGCGGCTCAACGAGTGGAAATATGTCTGGCAGAGGAGGTTATTCGTCATCTAGAGGCGgtagatttaaatattctacgaCAAGCTACGATTCTCGATCCAAATATAATTCAg GAGGATCGGAGAGATATTCGAGCAGAGGCGGTCGTGGTGAACATTCGAATAGTTATAAGAGACCACGC gATTCCTACTCTGGAAGGGACGATCATCGATCATCTAGCGACTCTGCGCGTAAAAGGATAAGAAGTGACTCTTACCAG GGTGGAGGTAGCGGTAGCGGCTCTCAGAGGTATTCGTCTTACGGTGGCTCATCTGCATCGGCGCCCTATGACGATAATAAGGGATCATCATCGTCTGCTGTTTACGAGGACAAGAGACAGAGCGAGCGCGCGTCATCGTACCACCGTTCCGAGGATCGTCATTCCGCATCGCGGAGCTACGCGCCACCGCCACCCCCTCGGATTAGCGAAATGGCGCCGCCCCCGACTCAGAGATACATCTCTAGTCGTGGAAGAATATCGCATCAGAGTTCGAATTACCGGGGTCGCATCTCGACCCGCGGCACCAGCGGCAGAGGGGGTGCGTTTCATCGCGTGAGCTCACGCACGGACATCATGGCTCGCAAGCGTACTCTGCACTCGCTCGACTATCGTCGAAAGATGCTAGGCTCACGCTCGCGCGACTACATCCAGCGTATGCGCATGACCACTACCAAATTGCGCAGGag TAGCGGTACTACTAGGCTACCTGGAAGTAAAAAGGACTCGGGATCAGGAACCAGCGTGAAGGACAAGGATAGAGAGATGGCCAAAGCCATAAATGCCGAGTTTtccgatgacgatgatgaagaGGATGATAATAAGAGTAATTGGGACGATGAAGAGAAG CCGCACGAAGGCGACGAAGAGGAAGAAATCGAacaggaggaagagaaaaagaaaaaggaggaCAAACGCAAGAAGGAAAAACaggatagagaaagagaacataCCGAGgacgaagaagaaaaggatGATGATATCAAGGAAGACGATGATGATCAGAAGAGAGAG GTGgacgaagacgacgacgacgatggcgATGACGAGGAACGAGGCGAGAACGAGAAAGCGGAACGCGATAGAACTGCAGATTCGGAAGAATTACCGAGTAGACGGGACGGtagaaaattcataaaactAAAATGTCCACATTGCGCTCATCATAGCGTAACTTTCAAAGAATATTCGCTTCACTTGTTCTCCGGTCGTCATAGCGCGGCGATGAAGCGTATCGCAGCTCGACATAAGGCGACTCTTACGCGTATGAGAGTTGTGCAACGGCAAGAACAAAGACGTATCGAAGCTCGCGATGCAGCTCGTGGCACATTGCCCTCACGTACAATGTTTTGTGCCATTTGCAAGTTAAATTATCGTTCCTTGAAATCCGCCCATCAGTTGTCCGAATCTCATCGTCAAATGAAACGATTTCTCACGCCATTCTGCCGCGTTTGCCGTATCCAATTCCGTTCACCAATGTTTTTCGAAACACATATGTGCTCCTTGGAGCATATCAAG AGAAAGAGTATACTGCGTGAAAGAATGAACGCAAATGGGAGCGGCGAAGCTGAAGCGGACTCAAGTGCACCCGAGGAAGATGATAAGGAAGTTAATCTAGACAACTTTATGACATTGGACTCTGTAGGTGATGTAGACG AAGACGAAGAATCTaacgataaaaagaaagaaaaaaccgAGGGTGAAAGTTCGAGTGAAgcggaaaaaaaatcgaagagcaaacaaatgataaaagttGGTGcggaatatataaaacgtgtCGAGGTGCAATATTGCGAGTTATGCAAGGTATACCTGCCACGCAGCGAAAATACGGAAAGGGCGCTCGCATTACATTGTTCCATGCGCAGCCATCTTAAAAg CATCGTATCGTGTTGCAGATATGTGCGAGACAACGACGACAAGGCACTTAGACGTCAAGCAGAAAGGATACATCTGCAATCGTCATCGTCTTCATCGGTTAATCTAAACTCTACTAATTCGACTGCGATCAATACATCAGAGATCTCAAAGACTTCTCCCGCCAATTCGGAGCCACAAGCATCAACAAATACTACGCAAGTAGTAATTACGATCGATAATAATGGCGTTAGTGACGCGGAATACATCAGAATCGAggaagaaaaatcaaatagcATGGAATCCGAGAAAAATGCGAAAGACGGTAAGAATAATCAGGGTGACGAAGATGACGACGATGACTATCGCGCGCACGGTGACGATAAACTGACTTGGGACGACGTTGATAAGGATCTAGGcgatattttaagagaaagcGAAGCAGGAGCATCGAAATCAAGTGACGACGAGGATTCGCGTTATGATCGTTTTCGCAATTCGGAAGCTAAGAAGCTACAGTctggaaaagagaaagaaagcgaaAAGAATGAGGTTGAGGATAAGAACGGTAATAAcaagattaaagatttaaaagttaaaattgaaaaaacagatatataa
- the LOC126854448 gene encoding zinc finger CCCH domain-containing protein 13 isoform X2: protein MSYGYNKYSSTMSSRGRGFIPRGGGSYRGRGGGGGNDWSGSTSGNMSGRGGYSSSRGGRFKYSTTSYDSRSKYNSGGSERYSSRGGRGEHSNSYKRPRDSYSGRDDHRSSSDSARKRIRSDSYQGGGSGSGSQRYSSYGGSSASAPYDDNKGSSSSAVYEDKRQSERASSYHRSEDRHSASRSYAPPPPPRISEMAPPPTQRYISSRGRISHQSSNYRGRISTRGTSGRGGAFHRVSSRTDIMARKRTLHSLDYRRKMLGSRSRDYIQRMRMTTTKLRRSGTTRLPGSKKDSGSGTSVKDKDREMAKAINAEFSDDDDEEDDNKSNWDDEEKPHEGDEEEEIEQEEEKKKKEDKRKKEKQDREREHTEDEEEKDDDIKEDDDDQKREVDEDDDDDGDDEERGENEKAERDRTADSEELPSRRDGRKFIKLKCPHCAHHSVTFKEYSLHLFSGRHSAAMKRIAARHKATLTRMRVVQRQEQRRIEARDAARGTLPSRTMFCAICKLNYRSLKSAHQLSESHRQMKRFLTPFCRVCRIQFRSPMFFETHMCSLEHIKRKSILRERMNANGSGEAEADSSAPEEDDKEVNLDNFMTLDSVGDVDEDEESNDKKKEKTEGESSSEAEKKSKSKQMIKVGAEYIKRVEVQYCELCKVYLPRSENTERALALHCSMRSHLKSIVSCCRYVRDNDDKALRRQAERIHLQSSSSSSVNLNSTNSTAINTSEISKTSPANSEPQASTNTTQVVITIDNNGVSDAEYIRIEEEKSNSMESEKNAKDGKNNQGDEDDDDDYRAHGDDKLTWDDVDKDLGDILRESEAGASKSSDDEDSRYDRFRNSEAKKLQSGKEKESEKNEVEDKNGNNKIKDLKVKIEKTDI, encoded by the exons ATGAGCTAtggttataataaatacag ttCCACTATGAGTTCTCGTGGTCGAGGATTTATTCCTCGTGGGGGTGGTTCTTATAGAGGAAGAGGTGGTGGTGGAGGAAATGATTGGAGCGGCTCAACGAGTGGAAATATGTCTGGCAGAGGAGGTTATTCGTCATCTAGAGGCGgtagatttaaatattctacgaCAAGCTACGATTCTCGATCCAAATATAATTCAg GAGGATCGGAGAGATATTCGAGCAGAGGCGGTCGTGGTGAACATTCGAATAGTTATAAGAGACCACGC gATTCCTACTCTGGAAGGGACGATCATCGATCATCTAGCGACTCTGCGCGTAAAAGGATAAGAAGTGACTCTTACCAG GGTGGAGGTAGCGGTAGCGGCTCTCAGAGGTATTCGTCTTACGGTGGCTCATCTGCATCGGCGCCCTATGACGATAATAAGGGATCATCATCGTCTGCTGTTTACGAGGACAAGAGACAGAGCGAGCGCGCGTCATCGTACCACCGTTCCGAGGATCGTCATTCCGCATCGCGGAGCTACGCGCCACCGCCACCCCCTCGGATTAGCGAAATGGCGCCGCCCCCGACTCAGAGATACATCTCTAGTCGTGGAAGAATATCGCATCAGAGTTCGAATTACCGGGGTCGCATCTCGACCCGCGGCACCAGCGGCAGAGGGGGTGCGTTTCATCGCGTGAGCTCACGCACGGACATCATGGCTCGCAAGCGTACTCTGCACTCGCTCGACTATCGTCGAAAGATGCTAGGCTCACGCTCGCGCGACTACATCCAGCGTATGCGCATGACCACTACCAAATTGCGCAGGag CGGTACTACTAGGCTACCTGGAAGTAAAAAGGACTCGGGATCAGGAACCAGCGTGAAGGACAAGGATAGAGAGATGGCCAAAGCCATAAATGCCGAGTTTtccgatgacgatgatgaagaGGATGATAATAAGAGTAATTGGGACGATGAAGAGAAG CCGCACGAAGGCGACGAAGAGGAAGAAATCGAacaggaggaagagaaaaagaaaaaggaggaCAAACGCAAGAAGGAAAAACaggatagagaaagagaacataCCGAGgacgaagaagaaaaggatGATGATATCAAGGAAGACGATGATGATCAGAAGAGAGAG GTGgacgaagacgacgacgacgatggcgATGACGAGGAACGAGGCGAGAACGAGAAAGCGGAACGCGATAGAACTGCAGATTCGGAAGAATTACCGAGTAGACGGGACGGtagaaaattcataaaactAAAATGTCCACATTGCGCTCATCATAGCGTAACTTTCAAAGAATATTCGCTTCACTTGTTCTCCGGTCGTCATAGCGCGGCGATGAAGCGTATCGCAGCTCGACATAAGGCGACTCTTACGCGTATGAGAGTTGTGCAACGGCAAGAACAAAGACGTATCGAAGCTCGCGATGCAGCTCGTGGCACATTGCCCTCACGTACAATGTTTTGTGCCATTTGCAAGTTAAATTATCGTTCCTTGAAATCCGCCCATCAGTTGTCCGAATCTCATCGTCAAATGAAACGATTTCTCACGCCATTCTGCCGCGTTTGCCGTATCCAATTCCGTTCACCAATGTTTTTCGAAACACATATGTGCTCCTTGGAGCATATCAAG AGAAAGAGTATACTGCGTGAAAGAATGAACGCAAATGGGAGCGGCGAAGCTGAAGCGGACTCAAGTGCACCCGAGGAAGATGATAAGGAAGTTAATCTAGACAACTTTATGACATTGGACTCTGTAGGTGATGTAGACG AAGACGAAGAATCTaacgataaaaagaaagaaaaaaccgAGGGTGAAAGTTCGAGTGAAgcggaaaaaaaatcgaagagcaaacaaatgataaaagttGGTGcggaatatataaaacgtgtCGAGGTGCAATATTGCGAGTTATGCAAGGTATACCTGCCACGCAGCGAAAATACGGAAAGGGCGCTCGCATTACATTGTTCCATGCGCAGCCATCTTAAAAg CATCGTATCGTGTTGCAGATATGTGCGAGACAACGACGACAAGGCACTTAGACGTCAAGCAGAAAGGATACATCTGCAATCGTCATCGTCTTCATCGGTTAATCTAAACTCTACTAATTCGACTGCGATCAATACATCAGAGATCTCAAAGACTTCTCCCGCCAATTCGGAGCCACAAGCATCAACAAATACTACGCAAGTAGTAATTACGATCGATAATAATGGCGTTAGTGACGCGGAATACATCAGAATCGAggaagaaaaatcaaatagcATGGAATCCGAGAAAAATGCGAAAGACGGTAAGAATAATCAGGGTGACGAAGATGACGACGATGACTATCGCGCGCACGGTGACGATAAACTGACTTGGGACGACGTTGATAAGGATCTAGGcgatattttaagagaaagcGAAGCAGGAGCATCGAAATCAAGTGACGACGAGGATTCGCGTTATGATCGTTTTCGCAATTCGGAAGCTAAGAAGCTACAGTctggaaaagagaaagaaagcgaaAAGAATGAGGTTGAGGATAAGAACGGTAATAAcaagattaaagatttaaaagttaaaattgaaaaaacagatatataa